GTTGAACGGGCTTGAAACCCTTGCCCGCATAGCCTCAATAAACCCGGAAATAACGCGTATTATTCTAACCGGTTATGCCACTATGGAAGCGGCAATCATGGCAACAAACCAGGGAATCGACGGGTTTTTGACAAAGCCTTTTGACAATATTGAACTAAGAGCCAAGATTCGTGATATCTCGCTGCGAAAGCGCCTGAAACAGTTCGTATCCGAACAGGTTTACAAAGAGCTTAGGGACACATCGGGCGATCTAAAACCGACATTTCATGAGGTGTCGATCCTGTTTTCAGATATCCGGGGATTCACCAAAATGTCACAGAAAATATCGCCTGAAGAGATTGTGGCATTTTTGAACAACCGGTATTTTACACCCATGGGAGAGATAGCTTACCAGTTTAAAGGAACTGTTGATAAGCATATAGGAGACAGCATCATGGTGATATTCGGTTCGCCTGTAATACACAGCGATGATACGGCCAGAGCTGTTAAATCAGCCATCGCGATGCAAAAAAAAGCAATGGAGATCAACGGAGAACTTAGTCAAAAAAACGGCTTAAATCTGAAGATAGGAATCGGAATAGCAACAGGAAAGGTCTTTTCCGGGGTGTTAGGTTCATTGAGAAAAAAGGAATTTACCTCCATAGGAATGGCTGTTAATATTGCATCACGATTGCAAAGTATAGCCAAAGAGGGAGAGATTCTTATCGCCGAAAGCACATTTCAGAAGATATCTGATCAGAAAATTACTGAAGAGATTGATGTCGAAACTCTGCCACTTGTAAAAATCAAGGGTGTTGATGAACCTATTACGGTGTACAGGATAACTGTTTAAGTAAGCGTTCATGGGTTCAAAAGTTCACCGTGAACCTGACAACCTGAGTAGTGACAATTATTGTTTTATTCTAACCGAACTGTCGGCTTTTATTGCATCTCCTGTGACCAGGACGGCGTGAGCCTTGTCAGGATAAACATCTGTTATCTTTATCTCGCCGGTTTTAAGCCCGGGCAGAAAAAACCTCAGGCCATCTTTCCCCTGAATCA
This region of Anaerolineae bacterium genomic DNA includes:
- a CDS encoding adenylate/guanylate cyclase domain-containing protein, with the protein product MNGLLFIDDEEGVRRSVVRALKKEPYNIYTADNGKLGIEFIEKNIFDVVTVISDYKMPGLNGLETLARIASINPEITRIILTGYATMEAAIMATNQGIDGFLTKPFDNIELRAKIRDISLRKRLKQFVSEQVYKELRDTSGDLKPTFHEVSILFSDIRGFTKMSQKISPEEIVAFLNNRYFTPMGEIAYQFKGTVDKHIGDSIMVIFGSPVIHSDDTARAVKSAIAMQKKAMEINGELSQKNGLNLKIGIGIATGKVFSGVLGSLRKKEFTSIGMAVNIASRLQSIAKEGEILIAESTFQKISDQKITEEIDVETLPLVKIKGVDEPITVYRITV